A DNA window from Coffea arabica cultivar ET-39 chromosome 6c, Coffea Arabica ET-39 HiFi, whole genome shotgun sequence contains the following coding sequences:
- the LOC140003708 gene encoding glutamate dehydrogenase B-like isoform X2, with protein sequence MNALVATNRNFRLAARLLGLDSKLEKSLLIPFREIKVECTIPKDDGTLASYVGFRVQHDNARGPMKGGIRYHPEVDPDEVNALAQLMTWKTAVANIPYGGAKGGIGCNPGDLSISELERLTRVFTQKIHDLIGVHTDVPAPDMGTNAQTMAWILDEYSKFHGYSPAVVTGKPIDLGGSLGRDAATGRGVLFATEALLNEYGKSIAGQRFVVQGFGNVGSWAAQLISEQGGKVIAVSDITGAIKNSKGIDVPNLLKHVRENRGVKGFCGADSIDPNSILLEDCDILIPAALGGVINRDNAKDIKAKFIIEAANHPTDPEADEILTKKGVVILPDIYANSGGVTVSYFEWVQNIQGFMWDEGKVNAELKTYMTRGFKDVKEMCNTHNCDLRMGAFTLGVNRVARATVLRGWEA encoded by the exons ATGAATGCATTAGTTGCTACAAACAGAAACTTTAGGCTGGCTGCTCGTCTGCTAGGCTTGGACTCGAAGCTGGAGAAGAGCTTACTGATCCCATTCAGGGAAATTAAG GTTGAATGTACCATACCAAAAGATGATGGTACTTTGGCCTCTTATGTTGGATTTAGAGTTCAGCATGACAATGCTCGAGGACCCATGAAAGGGGGGATCAGATACCACCCAGAG GTTGACCCTGATGAGGTGAATGCTTTAGCACAACTAATGACCTGGAAGACTGCAGTGGCCAATATACCATATGGTGGGGCTAAAGGAGGGATAGGATGTAATCCAGGGGATTTGAGCATCTCTGAGCTTGAAAGACTTACTAGAGTTTTCACTCAAAAAATTCATGATCTGATCGGAGTTCACACTGACGTTCCTGCGCCTGATATGGGAACAAATGCACAG ACAATGGCTTGGATACTGGATGAGTACTCTAAATTTCATGGCTATTCACCTGCAGTAGTAACTGGAAAACCTATA GATCTTGGTGGATCCCTGGGCAGAGATGCAGCAACCGGGAGGGGAGTACTCTTTGCAACTGAAGCCCTGCTTAATGAATATGGAAAGAGTATCGCTGGGCAACGATTTGTCGTACAG GGATTTGGTAATGTCGGATCCTGGGCTGCTCAACTTATCAGTGAGCAAGGGGGAAAGGTAATTGCTGTAAGTGATATAACAGGAGCCATAAAGAACAGTAAGGGAATTGACGTACCAAACCTGCTCAAGCATGTCAGGGAAAACCGCGGAGTCAAAGGATTCTGTGGTGCTGACAGCATTGATCCCAATTCTATTTTGCTTGAAGACTGTGACATTCTTATTCCAGCAGCCCTTGGAGGCGTTATCAATAG gGATAATGCAAAAGATATTAAAGCCAAATTTATCATTGAGGCAGCTAATCATCCTACTGATCCAGAGGCAGATGAG ATATTAACAAAGAAGGGAGTTGTTATACTCCCAGACATATATGCAAATTCTGGAGGTGTTACAGTCAGTTACTTCGAGTGGGTTCAG AACATTCAAGGGTTTATGTGGGATGAAGGGAAAGTAAATGCAGAGCTTAAGACATATATGACTAGAGGATTTAAAGATGTCAAGGAGATGTGCAACACTCACAACTGTGATCTCCGGATGGGTGCCTTCACTCTAGGTGTCAACCGTGTTGCCAGGGCAACGGTTCTTAGAGGATGGGAAGCCTGA
- the LOC140003708 gene encoding glutamate dehydrogenase B-like isoform X1: protein MAVLIQTMNALVATNRNFRLAARLLGLDSKLEKSLLIPFREIKVECTIPKDDGTLASYVGFRVQHDNARGPMKGGIRYHPEVDPDEVNALAQLMTWKTAVANIPYGGAKGGIGCNPGDLSISELERLTRVFTQKIHDLIGVHTDVPAPDMGTNAQTMAWILDEYSKFHGYSPAVVTGKPIDLGGSLGRDAATGRGVLFATEALLNEYGKSIAGQRFVVQGFGNVGSWAAQLISEQGGKVIAVSDITGAIKNSKGIDVPNLLKHVRENRGVKGFCGADSIDPNSILLEDCDILIPAALGGVINRDNAKDIKAKFIIEAANHPTDPEADEILTKKGVVILPDIYANSGGVTVSYFEWVQNIQGFMWDEGKVNAELKTYMTRGFKDVKEMCNTHNCDLRMGAFTLGVNRVARATVLRGWEA, encoded by the exons ATG GCAGTTCTGATACAAACCATGAATGCATTAGTTGCTACAAACAGAAACTTTAGGCTGGCTGCTCGTCTGCTAGGCTTGGACTCGAAGCTGGAGAAGAGCTTACTGATCCCATTCAGGGAAATTAAG GTTGAATGTACCATACCAAAAGATGATGGTACTTTGGCCTCTTATGTTGGATTTAGAGTTCAGCATGACAATGCTCGAGGACCCATGAAAGGGGGGATCAGATACCACCCAGAG GTTGACCCTGATGAGGTGAATGCTTTAGCACAACTAATGACCTGGAAGACTGCAGTGGCCAATATACCATATGGTGGGGCTAAAGGAGGGATAGGATGTAATCCAGGGGATTTGAGCATCTCTGAGCTTGAAAGACTTACTAGAGTTTTCACTCAAAAAATTCATGATCTGATCGGAGTTCACACTGACGTTCCTGCGCCTGATATGGGAACAAATGCACAG ACAATGGCTTGGATACTGGATGAGTACTCTAAATTTCATGGCTATTCACCTGCAGTAGTAACTGGAAAACCTATA GATCTTGGTGGATCCCTGGGCAGAGATGCAGCAACCGGGAGGGGAGTACTCTTTGCAACTGAAGCCCTGCTTAATGAATATGGAAAGAGTATCGCTGGGCAACGATTTGTCGTACAG GGATTTGGTAATGTCGGATCCTGGGCTGCTCAACTTATCAGTGAGCAAGGGGGAAAGGTAATTGCTGTAAGTGATATAACAGGAGCCATAAAGAACAGTAAGGGAATTGACGTACCAAACCTGCTCAAGCATGTCAGGGAAAACCGCGGAGTCAAAGGATTCTGTGGTGCTGACAGCATTGATCCCAATTCTATTTTGCTTGAAGACTGTGACATTCTTATTCCAGCAGCCCTTGGAGGCGTTATCAATAG gGATAATGCAAAAGATATTAAAGCCAAATTTATCATTGAGGCAGCTAATCATCCTACTGATCCAGAGGCAGATGAG ATATTAACAAAGAAGGGAGTTGTTATACTCCCAGACATATATGCAAATTCTGGAGGTGTTACAGTCAGTTACTTCGAGTGGGTTCAG AACATTCAAGGGTTTATGTGGGATGAAGGGAAAGTAAATGCAGAGCTTAAGACATATATGACTAGAGGATTTAAAGATGTCAAGGAGATGTGCAACACTCACAACTGTGATCTCCGGATGGGTGCCTTCACTCTAGGTGTCAACCGTGTTGCCAGGGCAACGGTTCTTAGAGGATGGGAAGCCTGA